TTACTACCCACGGCAATGTGACCAAGCAAGTCCGGTTATTCCATTACATTAAAAGTAAAGAATATCATCATCATCATGATGAGATCTTTACTGGTAAGTGTGAGCGTGTGCGTGGGTTATTCATTTTATCGGCTGCATTGCTTGGCGTGACCTTGCTTGCCGCTTTTATCCTTTGACCCAGTCGATTTGCGCCGCTGATTTAAGCGCTTTTCCCAGTCACGATTTATCGGTAGAATGAACAAGTAAAAAGCAAGGATGTGCACCACGCACATCCTTTTTTATTTTTCAGGTTTTGCACAAAGCCAACCAAATAAGTAATTGAGCGTTACCAATGAGTAAGAAATTTGATGTTGTTGTAATTGGCGCAGGGGCTGCGGGTTTGATGTGTGCGGCGGAAGCTGGCAAACGTGGACGTAGCGTACTGGTACTTGATCATGCCAAAAAACCAGGGCGTAAAATCCTTATCTCAGGTGGTGGCCGTTGTAACTTCACTAACTACGATGTTGAATCAAACCATTACTTATGCCAAAACCCACATTTCGTAAAGTCCGCTTTGTCTCAATACACCAACTGGGATTTTATCTCTTTAGTGAGCAAGCACGGTATCGAATTTGAAGAGCGTGACCACGGACAGCTGTTCTGTGTTGATGCGTTTACCGCGAAAGACATCGTTAAGATGCTCCTAGCAGAGTGCGACATGCCAAACATTCAACAGCGTTATCAATGTGATGTCCATTCGATTGAGAAAACCGACGTGGGCTTCCGTCTGCATGCAGGTACTGAACCGATTGAATGTGACTCTTTGGTGATCGCGACAGGTGGTCTGTCAATGCCGAAATTGGGAGCCACGCCATTTGGCTATAAAGTGGCCGAGCAGTTTGATATTCCGGTGATTGCCACTACAGCAGGCCTGGTGCCATTCACTCTGCATAAAGAAGACAAAGAAGACTTTGCTGAGCTTTCTGGTATCGCGATTCCCACTGAGATTACAGCTCAAGACGGGACCATGTTCAAAGAGGCCTTATTATTTACTCACCGTGGTTTATCTGGCCCATCGGTACTGCAAATCTCTTCATTCTGGAAAGCAGGGCAAAAAGTATCAATTAACCTCGTGCCGAATGACGATGTGACGCAATTGCTCGAACGCAGCCGAGAAAAGCATCCTAATCAAAGCCTAAAAAATACCTTAGCCAAAGTGTTGCCAAAGCGTCTGGTTGAAGTGTTGATAGAGCGCAAAGAACTGGCGGATAAACCGCTTAAACAGCTTAATCCAAAAGAGCTTAGCGCCATTGTTGAGCGTTTAGAGAACTGGATCGTCGCGCCAAATGGCACCGAAGGTTATCGCACTGCTGAAGTCACGTTAGGTGGCGTGGATACTGATCACTTGTCATCAAAAACCATGGAATGCAAGAACATCAAAGGCTTGTACTTTATCGGTGAAGTGATGGATGTCACTGGCTGGTTAGGTGGCTACAATTTCCAATGGTGTTGGTCGAGCGGCTTTGTTGCGGGGCAGCGAGTGTAAGTAATCACGCTATCGGGCTCGATAATAGGATGTTGCCCGATAGCGGAAGATTTATTGCGATGCGGTCGTCTTGGCTGAGTTTTTGCGTGGTTTCCATTGCTGGATAACCAGACCGAAGATAATCAGAACCAGCCCAATGAGCGTCGCTGGATGAATCGTCTCCCCAATGATGGTCGCCAGCAAAATAAGTGAAATAAACGGTGAAGCAAAAATAAGATTACTGATACGGGCGGTATTTTGTGTCAGTTTGAGGGCAGAGAGCCACAAAACAAACGTAATGCCCATTTCGAATAACCCCACATAGGTGACCGCCGCCCAGCCCTTAAAGGTGATGTGCTGCCAATTGGCCCCTTCGTAAAGGCTGATGGCAATAGCAAATGGAATCGCGACCAAAAAACCAAGCAATACGCCAACCACAGGATCTGCGGTATTTTTGGTGTTGAGAATCCAATAGCTGGCCCAGAGTAACGTCGATAACAGGGCCAAACCCACCCCCAGAGGACTTTCAAACGTCATGCCCAAAACATCCCCTTCGGTGGCAATGACAATCACGCCCAAGTAACTGAATGCACAAGCAACCCAATCTCTTGCTCGAATTTTTTGCCCTAAGAATATCGCCGCCATAAGAGTTAAGGTAATGGCCCAACTGTAATTGATCGCTTGGGCTTGGGAAGCAGGCAGCAACGAGTAAGCCTTAAATAAGATCAGGTAGTAAGCCAGTGGGTTGACCAAACCAAGCAGTAAATAATAGTAAGGTTTGGCGCGGAAAGTCTTACCTAATAAATGCAGCTTTTTTTGTATGCTGCATACGATAACAAGGGCGAAAGCGGACACAATGCTCGCGATGGTGAGCATCTGAATGGGGCTAAACTCGGCTAACGTCAGTTTAAAAGCGGTAGCCACAGTCGACCAAAGTAATACTGCGGAAAGTCCAAAAATAAGAGCGCGTTGCTCGTTCATAGTGCCTCTGTGTCGTGGATAGCGTAGTGGCTAATTATCGTGTGTTGAGAGTGTATTCGAGGACTTGGTTTTGATTAAGCAAAAAGTGCGCTTATCATTCAATGTTTTTTGGCCAGCTTGCTCTGATAGGACGCTATTATCTTTGACTTCCACGCCTGATTGCTGCTGCCGGCGCAATTGACGCAGCAGATAGAGTGCCTTATGACACGCATCACTGTAGCTTAATCCTTGTGGGCGAATGTTCGAAATGCAATTTCTTTGAGCATCATTTGTGCCAGATTTGGCCTGCCAAGTCAGGTAAAGCCCCATGCTATCAGGAGAGCTTAATCCTGGCCGCTCACCAATTAATACTAAGACAATATCCGCTTGCAGTGCATCACAGACATCATCGCCTACGGCAACTCGGCCTTGGCGAACGATATTGAGTGGTGCGCATGCCCAGTTGAATATGGGGTCGTTATGCAGCTCATAGCTCAAGCGTTGTAAAAAAGGCGTGGCATGTTCAGCAATGGCCGTTGCAGAAAGCCCGTCCGCAATGACGACAGCCAGATTGATACGGGATGAAACTTGTTGTGAATACTGGGCTAAGCGTTGATATGCTGGGGGTGATAATTGCTTACCAAGGTCGGGACGTTGTAGATAAGTCATACGATCTTGAGCTTGGCTGTCTAACAAGAAAATCTGCTCGGGGAAAAGGGCATCGATCTCGCGGCTATTACTCAGCTTTCTACTCAGTAATGCGCTATCCAGTTGACTATGTACGGCATCGATCGCTTGCGCATGGTCTAGCTGAAAGGTGAGTAATTCTTGGGTAGGTAAACTGGTTCCGCTACGGCCGATAGCGATACGTGCTGCGGTCATTTCACGCAAAGGCAGCCAAGGATTCTCAATCACAATGTGATTCATGGAGTGCGGTTTTTTTGCTTGCATCAGTAGATTCTCTTTAATAGCTTGGTTCAAGCAACTGGGCCCAACGAGGGTCAAGGTGACGAGGTAAATGACTCCCTTGTCGATGCTCAAAGATACGCATTTCTTTCAGCCAAGACTCAAACTCAGGAGCAGGCTGCAGATTAAGGACTTTTCTCGCGTACAAAGCATCATGAAAAGAGGTGGTTTGATAATTAAGCATAATGTCATCGGAGCCGGGGATCCCCATAATAAAAGAACACTCAGCGACTGCCAGTAAGGTCAGTAAATTGTCCATGTCATTTTGATCAGCAAAAGCATGGTTGGTGTAGCAGATATCACAGCCCATGGGTAACCCAAGTAGCTTTGCGCAGAAGTGATCTTCCAACCCTGCTCGAATAATTTGTTTGCCGTCATACAGATACTCAGGGCCAATAAATCCGACGACCGTATTAACCAAAAGAGGCGAAAATTGTTTGGCAACCGCGTATGCTCGAGCTTCGCAGGTCTGCTGATCAACATGATGATTGGCATTGGCAGAGAGAGAAGTGCCTTGACCTGTCTCGAAATACATTACATTGTTGCCGATCGTGCCGCGATTGAGGGATAAAGCGGCTTGTTGTGCCTCTTTTAATAGAGCAAGGTCAATACCAAAAGCGCGATTGGTCCCCTCCGTGCCGCCAATCGATTGAAAAACCAGATCGACGGGAGCGCCTCTTTCGATCGTTTGGATGATATTGGTTACGTGAGTGAGCACACAAGATTGGGTTGGGATGCGATAATGTTGGATAACTTCATCGAGCATGTTGAGCAGGTCGGTTACTTGGGCAAGGTTATCGGTAGCAGGATTAATACCAATCACCGCATCACCACTTCCGTACATCAATCCGTCAAAAATACTGGCAGCGATACCACTGATGTCGTCTGTGGGATGATTGGGCTGCAGTCGAGTAGACATCCGATTAGGCAAACCAATAGTATTACGAAATGCGGTGATCACTTGACACTTTTTGGCGACCAAAATCAAATCTTGATTGCGCATGATTTTACAAACCGCAGCCGCCATTTCTGGTGTGATGCCATCTCGAACCAGCGCTAACTGGGAACCATCGACGTGATCGCTGAGTAACCAATCTCGAAAATCACCCACAGTAAAATGTGCAATAGGGGCAAAAGCCACGGCATCATGGTTGTCAATAATTAAGCGAGTTACTTCATCGAGTTCATATGGAATGACGGATTCGGTCAGAAACGTCTGCAGCGGTAGATCGGCGAGTGTCATCTGAGCGACCACACGTTCTGTAGCGGAATCTGCCGCTAATCCCGCTAATCGATCCCCTGAGCGTTCTGGTGTCGCCTTAGCCATTAACTCCGCGAGAGAATGAAATAAGTAAACTTGGTTTCCTTGTTGTCGACGAAATGTGCGTGTCATGTGCGTTCCTGCCAGTAAACGTGTCGATTATCTACTGTAGAGCATAATGATGGTGTTTTTTAGTAAGTGACTGAAAATAATATTTTTATTACTTTTTTTTCACTCTTTGACGCTGAGTTAAAGTTCATGTGGAACCCTGAGATGTAGAGCCGTGAAAGGCAGGACGTATGGTTTACGTGAGCCAGTAAGCCACTTGTTAGTGAGGATTTTTAGCCAACAAACTGGACATTTATCCAGTGTGAAAATACCATTATTGGAGATAAAGACATATAGGCTAGTGGATTACTATGCAATGGATTCTTGAGCATCAATCTTTGATCCTCTCATCACTTTTTTCTGCAACCGTTAGCGGCGTCGCCGTGGGTTGGTGGGTCAAACAACGCTTTATTACCCAAACTCAACTGCTGGAGCAGCAACTCAGCTCCGAAAAGCAGCTTCATCAACAACAGCTTGAACAAGTCAATCACAGCTTAGAGCAGGCACAACAAGAGTTGGACGATTTGGATGACGCACGAGATAAAGCGGCGTTTGATGTGAGGCAAACTCACGGAAAATTGATGGCTGCGATGGAAAAGCTGCGTTATTTCGAAGCGGTGAAACAAGAGCGCCAACAATATTTTGATGAATTGGGTCAAATGCGAGAGCATAAATCTCGTCTTGAAACGCAACTTCGTGAGCAGCAAGTGCGCCATGAACAGATCAACCAAGCCAATGCAGATAAATTGCAGATCCTTGAGCAAGCTGAAGCTCGCTTAAAACAACAGTTTGAGCACTTAGCCAACCAATTATTCGAAGAAAAAACCGCCAAGGTTGATGTGCAAAATCGCCAAAGCTTAGAAGGGCTTTTGTCGCCGCTTAAAGAACAACTAGAAGGGTTTAAAAAGCAAGTTAATGATAGCTTTAGCCAAGAAGCGAAAGAGCGCCACACTCTCGTTCATGAATTGAAAAACTTACAGCGTTTGAATGAGCAGATGACCCAAGAGGCGGTCAATTTGACTCAGGCGCTAAAAGGGGACAATAAACAGCAAGGTAACTGGGGCGAAGTCGTTTTAGCCCGCGTACTCGCTGAGTCAGGTCTACGCGAAGGGCATGAATACCAAACACAAGTTAGCTTGCAAAATGAAGCAGGTAAACGTTACCAGCCTGATGTCATCGTGCATTTGCCACAAAATAAACAGGTTGTTGTCGATTCTAAAATGACCCTAGTGGCCTACGAGCGCTATTTCAATGCCGACAATGACAGGCAACGTCAACACGCACTTAATGATCATTTGGCGGCGTTACGTGCCCATATCAAAGGATTGAGTCTAAAAGACTATCATCAGCTAAAAGGCATTCAGAGCCTTGATTATGTGCTGATGTTTATTCCTGTAGAGCCCGCTTTCCAAGTCGCGATTCAAGCTGATCCTAGTTTGGTCAAAGAAGCGATGGAGCAAAATATTATTTTAGTCAGTCCGACCACATTGCTGGTGGCACTACGTACGATTGATAACTTATGGCGTAACGAGCGCCAGAATGAAAACGCGCAATTGATCGCTGAACGTGCAGCTAAGCTGTATGACAAGCTGCGCTTATTTATTGATGATATGGAAGGCCTCGGTGGGGCATTGGATAAGGCGAACCAGAGCTATCAAGGGGCGATGAATAAACTCGCCACAGGGCGTGGCAATGTGATTCGTCAAGCCGAAAGTTTTAAGCAGCTAGGGGTCGAGGTAAAACGTCCGATTTCTCCGAACCTTAGCCAACTGGCACAGAGTGAGGCATTTTCGGAAAATGCTTCTTTAGTAGAAAGACATCCGGGTGAGGATAAAGTAAACTAATCGCCTGCAGTGTCGTGGGCGTAGAATAATGTGAGTCAGCGTCCCATGTGATGTCAGTGCTGCCAAAGAGGAATGAAAATGACGGACACAAACGTGCAACCCAATAAAACCTTAGACGATAACGATACCACCCACTTTGGTTTTACCACAGTGGCCAAAGAAGAAAAAGTGACCAAAGTTGCTGAAGTTTTCCACTCAGTCGCAGCAAAGTACGACATTATGAATGATTTAATGTCGGGCGGTGTTCATCGTCTTTGGAAGCGTTTTACGATTGACTGCAGTGGTGCACGTCCGGGACAACGTATTCTTGATCTTGGTGGGGGTACTGGCGACTTAACCGCGAAATTCTCGCGTATTGTTGGCGAGCAAGGGCATGTGATTTTAGCTGATATCAACAACTCAATGCTGAATGTGGGTCGTGATAAGCTGCGTGACAATGGGATTGTTGGTAATGTGCATTATGTGCAAGCCAACGCTGAAGAACTGCCATTTCCAGATGATTATTTTGATGTGATTACCATTAGCTTCTGCCTGCGTAACGTGACCGATAAAGATAAGGCTCTACGCTCTATGTTCCGAGTCTTAAAGCCTGGTGGCCGCCTATTGGTGCTGGAATTCTCCAAACCCATTCTAGAACCGCTGTCGAAGATATACGATGCTTACTCTTTCCATTTGCTACCGAAAATAGGCGAACTTGTCGCGAACGACGCTGACAGCTACCGCTATTTAGCTGAGTCTATTCGCATGCACCCTGATCAAACCACACTGGAAGGCATGATGGTCGAAGCTGGCTTCGAAAACACCAAATACTATAACCTGACGGGTGGTATTGTAGCGCTGCATCGTGGCTACAAGTTTTAAGGATATCCGCTATGCCATTTCAACCCTTGATGACGGCTGTAATAGAAACGTCGTTAAATACCCTGATTCAAGATGACCCAGCTTTGGTGCGCCGTTTAGCTCGTTTAAAAGGGCAGGCGATTCAGGTGCACCTAAAAGAAGTCAACCAGACCCTGACATTTATCTTCAGTCAGCAAATTGATGTGCTGGCTGACTATGAAGGTCAGCCGGATTGTTACTTATCGCTAAACTTGAGTGTGTTACCTGAATTGCGTGAACAAGCCAATATTACGCGACTGATCAAGCAAGAGAAGCTTGAATTAGAAGGTGATATTCAACTGGCGCAGAAATTTTCACAGTTAATGGTCGATTGTAAGCCGGACATTGAAGAGTGGCTATCCCGCCTTACGGGAGATGTAGTGGCGCATACGTTAGTTCAAAGCACAAAGAGTGTCGGACGCTTTTTTTCTGCGCAGACTGAAAAGCATCAACGTCATTTTGGTCAAGTGCTGACTGAAGAATGGAAATTAGCGCCCGGAGCGCTGGAAGTAACGCATTTTTGCGACCAAGTGGATGACCTACGTAGTCAAGCATCGTGTGTGGCTGCTCGCTTGGATGCTTTGATTCAACAGGTAGAATCCACGTCTTCACCTGTGGAGAAACCATGACGCCAACAGAGATTAAACGTTTATACCAGATTATAAAAATCCAGCTTGAATATGGGCTGGATGAGCTATTACCGGAGCACAAATTAACGCAAGCACCATTATTGATGCGTAAAAGTCTGTTTTGGATTAAGAATCAACACCCAGACAAACCTTTAGGTGAGCGACTGCGTTTGGCTTTGCAGGCATTGGGCCCGGTGTGGATTAAGTTTGGTCAGATGATGTCGACGCGTCGTGATTTATTTCCTCCTCACATTGCCGATCCTTTAGCCTTACTGCAAGACCAAGTGACCCCGTTTGATGGGCAACTGGCTCTACAACAAATTGAGCAAGCGCTTGGTGGGCCTATCTCTCAGTGGTTTAGCGATTTTGATCTTCAACCATTGGCTTCTGCTTCGATCGCTCAGGTACACACTGCACGTTTAAAAGAAAACGGGCAAGAAGTGGTACTGAAAGTTATTCGCCCTGATATTCGCCCTATTATTGATTCAGATCTAAAACTGATGCACCGTTTGGCACGTATAGTGTCCAAAGCAATGCCAGCTACGCGTCGGCTAAAGCCAGTAGAAGTGGTTCGTGAGTACCAAAAGACCTTACTTGATGAGTTGGATCTGCGCCGTGAAGCCGCGAATGCGATTCAGCTCAGACGTAACTTTGCTGATAGCCAAGAGTTGTACGTTCCTGAAGTTTACCCTGATTTTAGCAACGAAACGGTCATGGTTTCTGAGCGTATATATGGAATTCAGGTCTCCGATATCGAAGGGCTAAAGGCCAACGGCACCAACATGAAGCTGTTAGCGGAGCGTGGTGTGAGCGTGTTCTTTACCCAAGTGTTTCGAGACAGCTTTTTCCATGCGGACATGCACCCCGGTAATGTTTTTGTCAAACCAGAACATCCCGATAACCCAATGTGGATTGGGCTGGATTGCGGCATTGTAGGCACGCTCAATAGCGAAGATAAGCGTTATTTAGCTGAAAACTTTTTGGCATTTTTTAATCGTGATTATCGCCGAGTCGCGGAATTACATGTTGATTCCGGATGGGTTCCTGCAGATACCAATGTCGATGAGTTTGAATTTGCCATTCGAATTGTGTGTGAGCCTATTTTTGCTAAGCCATTGTGTGAAATCTCTTTTGGGCATGTGTTGTTGAATTTATTTAACACCGCCCGACGGTTCAATATGGAAGTGCAACCGCAATTGGTGTTGTTGCAAAAAACCTTGTTGTATGTCGAAGGCTTAGGTCGCCAACTTTATCCACAATTGGATCTGTGGGAGACCGCCAAGCCTTTCCTTGAACAGTGGATGATGAACCAAGTTGGGCCACAAGCTTTATTGAATGCTATCAAAGATCGTGCGCCGTTTTGGGCAGAAAAATTGCCAGAACTACCAGAACTGCTCTACGATAGCCTTAGGCAGGGTAAAGCCATGAATCAACGTATCGATGCTTTGTATCATGGTTACCGAGAAAGCAAACGCCAGCAGGCAACAGGGCGCTTTCTTTTTGGGATTGGGGCAACATTGATAATATGCTCAGCCATATTGTTAGATAGTGAACTGCCTCTTTTGTCTAGTGGAAGTTTTGCAATTGGCTTCACATTTTGGATGCTAAGTTGGCGAGTTTATCGTAAATAAACGTTAAGCTATTGAATTCTTTTTACTTAACTACCGAGGTGTATAAGATGGGTGGTATTAGTGTTTGGCAACTTCTTATTATTGCCGTAATTGTTGTGCTGCTATTTGGGACGAAGAAACTCCGTGGTATCGGCGGTGATCTCGGTGGTGCTGTGAAAGGCTTCAAAAAAGCTATGAGTGATGACGAAGCCAGTAATAAGACTAAAGACGCTGACTTTGAAACAAAAAGCTTAGAAGAAACGCAGAAGAAAGAAGCCACTTCTGACGTTAAAAAAGATAAAGAGCAGGCATAGAACGTGTTTGATATCGGTTTTTGGGAACTGGTATTGATCTCTGTGGTTGGCCTTGTTGTGCTTGGGCCAGAGCGCCTGCCACATGCGATTCGTAGTGTGACCCGCTTTATCGGCTCAGCCAAAAAGATGGCGAACAGTGTGAAAGATGAACTCTCACACGAGCTAAGGGTTCAAGAGTTGCAAGAAAACTTGCGTAAGGCCGAAAGAATGGGGATGGAAGACATTTCTCCTGAACTAAAATCTTCGGTTGATGAACTCAAGAAAGCGGCCCAATCGGTCCAGCGCCCTTATGCGAAGCCAACGGCCACGGAAGCTGACTCGACTGCAAAGCCAACTGACATTAATCACGATGGCAGAGTGAAAGAGGCGAAAGTGACAGCGGCTGATGAAAAAGCCGAATAGTCCCATAATGAGGAGCTGCTCGACCAAGTAGCTCCTTTTTGATCAGGTTTTACATAAGAGGTTTGCCATGTCGACTGTTGAGCAGACACAGCCTTTAATCAGTCACCTATTAGAACTCCGCAATCGACTATTACGCTGTATATTGGCGGTCTTAGTGGTGTTCATTGGGCTGATTTACTTTTCTAATTACATTTATGAGTTTATTTCCGCACCTTTGGTTGAAAGATTGCCTGAGGGGGCGACGATGATTGCTACCGATGTAGCATCGCCTTTCTTTACCCCCTTAAAACTGACGCTTATCGCTTCAGTGTTTGTCGCGGTACCTTTCATACTTTATCAAGTGTGGGCTTTTGTTGCGCCAGGCCTATATAAGCATGAGCGCCGTTTAGTGATGCCGTTACTTTTTTCGAGCTCTTTACTGTTTTATTGCGGTGTTGCTTTTGCTTATTTTGTTGTCTTTCCACTCGTATTTGGCTTCTTTACTGCAATTTCTTTGGGTGGGGTTGAGTTTGCCACGGACATTTCTAGTTATCTGGATTTTGTTTTAGCTTTGTTTATGGCATTTGGTATTGCATTTGAAGTGCCTGTTGCCATTATTTTACTGTGCTGGACAGGGGCGACGACGCCGAAAAGCTTGAGTGAGAAAAGGCCGTATATTGTTGTCGCGGCATTCATTGTTGGGATGTTGCTTACTCCTCCGGATATTATTTCGCAAACGCTACTGGCGATTCCAATGTGCTTGTTATTTGAAGTAGGGCTATTTTTTGCCCGCTTTTATGTACGTTCAGAACCACAAGAAGCGGAAGAAGATTAAGCAGCAGTTTATCCAACATGAATCAAAAAAGCGGCTGAGTTTTTCTTAGCCGCTTTTTTGTTTTCTCTAGCAATTGATACTCAGGTTACTTGGGTATGGAGTCTGTTGGTCTTTCGGTCTGACTTTGACAGTGGTGAGTGATTGGTATAAGAGCGAAAGACCTTGCTGAATAAGTGCGATGATCTTTATCGCAAGGTTAATTTGTAACCACAGTTTTGGCAGATATAGATCTCTTTAATCCCTATCAGCTTTTGCAGCCAATGGCGTTGATGACGTTTGAGATGCTCACCATGTTGACACATACGATTCCCTATATGTTCTTATTTTTTCGGAAATATATATGTCATTAGTTTAGTATGTAAATGCCATACATCTATTGTGTGATACTAATCCCATTATTGGTCGGTTAATTGGCTGTTGTTAGGTTAAGTTGAACAAAGCGCCGGCATTGGCTGTCGTGAGAATATCAATATTTTCAATGCTATCTTGCCTTAATTCCGCAATTCGTGCCGCGACTAAAGAAGTATAAGCAGGTTCATTACGTTTACCTCGATGAGGAACAGGAGCCAGATAAGGGCAATCGGTTTCAAGAATTACCCAGTTCATATCCAAATCTGGAATGACTTTATCCATCCCGCCATTTTTAAACGTTGAAACACCGCCAATACCTAGATGAAAACCTAACTCGTTGATGGATCTTGCTTCTTCAATGCTGCCACCAAAACAATGAAAGACACCTCTTAGTCGACCGTCTTGTTCTTGACGTAATAAGGCCAGCGTTTCTTCGATCGAATCACGGGTGTGGATTACGACGGGCAGATCCAGCTCTTTTGCCCAGTTTAATTGGCTGACAAAGGCCATTTCTTGTTCGGCACGATAAGTTTTGTCCCAATAGAGATCGATACCGATTTCACCGACAGCAATAAAATTGTGCTGATTAAACCAATCACGGATGATGGCCAATGTTTGTTCAACGTTGCCATCCACGTAGCAAGGATGCAAACCCATCATAGAACGGCAAACATCAGGATAAGTCGCTTCTGTTTGGAGCATAGGAGCGATAGAGTCGAGATCGATGTTAGGCAGAAGTATTTGGCTAATGCCCTGATCTAAAGCACGTTTGACGACATCATCACGGTCGTTATCAAATTCGCTGGCATAAATATGTGCATGGGTATCGATCATCTTTTTTCTCTATGGCTGTCGTTAGATTAAATTAATGATCAGTATACTTTAGTGTGCGTTCCGGGTCATTTTTGGTTTTTTCAGTCCATTTTTTCATATTGATACTCGCAAGCCCTATCAAGAATGATATGATTTTGCTCTTAAGTGATTTGCTCATCCCCACTATCCAGACAAGGAGATTATGGTGTCAGTATCAATTCAAGGTCCCTTTCCAGCACGTCGTATGCGTCGTATGCGCAAGCATGATTTTAGTCGCCGTCTGATGGCTGAGAACCAAATATCGGTCAATGATTTGATTTATCCAATGTTCATTTTAATGGGTAAAGGTCGTCGAGAAAGTGTGGACTCTATGCCAGGAATCGAGCGCTTATCGATCGATTTAATGTTGGAAGAGG
This window of the Vibrio azureus genome carries:
- a CDS encoding NAD(P)/FAD-dependent oxidoreductase; the encoded protein is MSKKFDVVVIGAGAAGLMCAAEAGKRGRSVLVLDHAKKPGRKILISGGGRCNFTNYDVESNHYLCQNPHFVKSALSQYTNWDFISLVSKHGIEFEERDHGQLFCVDAFTAKDIVKMLLAECDMPNIQQRYQCDVHSIEKTDVGFRLHAGTEPIECDSLVIATGGLSMPKLGATPFGYKVAEQFDIPVIATTAGLVPFTLHKEDKEDFAELSGIAIPTEITAQDGTMFKEALLFTHRGLSGPSVLQISSFWKAGQKVSINLVPNDDVTQLLERSREKHPNQSLKNTLAKVLPKRLVEVLIERKELADKPLKQLNPKELSAIVERLENWIVAPNGTEGYRTAEVTLGGVDTDHLSSKTMECKNIKGLYFIGEVMDVTGWLGGYNFQWCWSSGFVAGQRV
- the eutC gene encoding ethanolamine ammonia-lyase subunit EutC; translated protein: MQAKKPHSMNHIVIENPWLPLREMTAARIAIGRSGTSLPTQELLTFQLDHAQAIDAVHSQLDSALLSRKLSNSREIDALFPEQIFLLDSQAQDRMTYLQRPDLGKQLSPPAYQRLAQYSQQVSSRINLAVVIADGLSATAIAEHATPFLQRLSYELHNDPIFNWACAPLNIVRQGRVAVGDDVCDALQADIVLVLIGERPGLSSPDSMGLYLTWQAKSGTNDAQRNCISNIRPQGLSYSDACHKALYLLRQLRRQQQSGVEVKDNSVLSEQAGQKTLNDKRTFCLIKTKSSNTLSTHDN
- a CDS encoding ethanolamine ammonia-lyase subunit EutB, which encodes MTRTFRRQQGNQVYLFHSLAELMAKATPERSGDRLAGLAADSATERVVAQMTLADLPLQTFLTESVIPYELDEVTRLIIDNHDAVAFAPIAHFTVGDFRDWLLSDHVDGSQLALVRDGITPEMAAAVCKIMRNQDLILVAKKCQVITAFRNTIGLPNRMSTRLQPNHPTDDISGIAASIFDGLMYGSGDAVIGINPATDNLAQVTDLLNMLDEVIQHYRIPTQSCVLTHVTNIIQTIERGAPVDLVFQSIGGTEGTNRAFGIDLALLKEAQQAALSLNRGTIGNNVMYFETGQGTSLSANANHHVDQQTCEARAYAVAKQFSPLLVNTVVGFIGPEYLYDGKQIIRAGLEDHFCAKLLGLPMGCDICYTNHAFADQNDMDNLLTLLAVAECSFIMGIPGSDDIMLNYQTTSFHDALYARKVLNLQPAPEFESWLKEMRIFEHRQGSHLPRHLDPRWAQLLEPSY
- a CDS encoding DMT family transporter, giving the protein MNEQRALIFGLSAVLLWSTVATAFKLTLAEFSPIQMLTIASIVSAFALVIVCSIQKKLHLLGKTFRAKPYYYLLLGLVNPLAYYLILFKAYSLLPASQAQAINYSWAITLTLMAAIFLGQKIRARDWVACAFSYLGVIVIATEGDVLGMTFESPLGVGLALLSTLLWASYWILNTKNTADPVVGVLLGFLVAIPFAIAISLYEGANWQHITFKGWAAVTYVGLFEMGITFVLWLSALKLTQNTARISNLIFASPFISLILLATIIGETIHPATLIGLVLIIFGLVIQQWKPRKNSAKTTASQ
- the rmuC gene encoding DNA recombination protein RmuC yields the protein MQWILEHQSLILSSLFSATVSGVAVGWWVKQRFITQTQLLEQQLSSEKQLHQQQLEQVNHSLEQAQQELDDLDDARDKAAFDVRQTHGKLMAAMEKLRYFEAVKQERQQYFDELGQMREHKSRLETQLREQQVRHEQINQANADKLQILEQAEARLKQQFEHLANQLFEEKTAKVDVQNRQSLEGLLSPLKEQLEGFKKQVNDSFSQEAKERHTLVHELKNLQRLNEQMTQEAVNLTQALKGDNKQQGNWGEVVLARVLAESGLREGHEYQTQVSLQNEAGKRYQPDVIVHLPQNKQVVVDSKMTLVAYERYFNADNDRQRQHALNDHLAALRAHIKGLSLKDYHQLKGIQSLDYVLMFIPVEPAFQVAIQADPSLVKEAMEQNIILVSPTTLLVALRTIDNLWRNERQNENAQLIAERAAKLYDKLRLFIDDMEGLGGALDKANQSYQGAMNKLATGRGNVIRQAESFKQLGVEVKRPISPNLSQLAQSEAFSENASLVERHPGEDKVN
- a CDS encoding ubiquinone biosynthesis accessory factor UbiJ gives rise to the protein MPFQPLMTAVIETSLNTLIQDDPALVRRLARLKGQAIQVHLKEVNQTLTFIFSQQIDVLADYEGQPDCYLSLNLSVLPELREQANITRLIKQEKLELEGDIQLAQKFSQLMVDCKPDIEEWLSRLTGDVVAHTLVQSTKSVGRFFSAQTEKHQRHFGQVLTEEWKLAPGALEVTHFCDQVDDLRSQASCVAARLDALIQQVESTSSPVEKP
- the uspB gene encoding universal stress protein UspB, yielding MISGDTILMALMAVTAVNMARYFTALRSLIYIMREAHPLLYQQVDGNGFFTTHGNVTKQVRLFHYIKSKEYHHHHDEIFTGKCERVRGLFILSAALLGVTLLAAFIL
- the ubiE gene encoding bifunctional demethylmenaquinone methyltransferase/2-methoxy-6-polyprenyl-1,4-benzoquinol methylase UbiE, which encodes MTDTNVQPNKTLDDNDTTHFGFTTVAKEEKVTKVAEVFHSVAAKYDIMNDLMSGGVHRLWKRFTIDCSGARPGQRILDLGGGTGDLTAKFSRIVGEQGHVILADINNSMLNVGRDKLRDNGIVGNVHYVQANAEELPFPDDYFDVITISFCLRNVTDKDKALRSMFRVLKPGGRLLVLEFSKPILEPLSKIYDAYSFHLLPKIGELVANDADSYRYLAESIRMHPDQTTLEGMMVEAGFENTKYYNLTGGIVALHRGYKF